Part of the Deltaproteobacteria bacterium genome is shown below.
GCGTCTTTATCTCTTTGAACATCAAAGAACCAGAAGTGGACAGGAGAAACACAGCCTTTACATCATCGAGTTGCAAAATATTCTGAAAAAGCTTCTTCATAGGCTCATCTAAAAGCGAGAGCGGCTCGTGTCAACCAGTGAACGCAAATAGAGCTAAACCACTCCTTCGCATGACACCATTCCCGGCAGGTGATGGATGCCTCTGCTTCCATCAGAACGAGGATAGCAGTGCACCGGCACTGGGAGAGTATTTCTCACGGATCTTCGACGCTTCATGCGCCAGCGGCTCTAGTATTTGAGAATCAGAGGCAATCTCGACCAGACACTCCGATAGAGCACGGCCAAATTCTTCAGCACTGGCATCGCTGTCAAAGACTATTTCTCCGTTGGAGTAGTTGAACTCATCTGCGAATGGATCGAGAAAGGGATACTGGTCTGCTTTCTCAATGCATTTCTTTCGGAGCAGCTGCCCGAAGGGTTCGCTGTTTTTTCGTCTGGTGGCGAGCATTTTTTCAGCTTCTCGCAATAGTTCAGCAAACATCATGGTAAGTTCAGGAAGGTCCGGACCAGTGAGTTGTGAAGGAGTCTCTACATCAACCTCACTGATTGTTTCGTTCTGCAAGGAAATGGCCTTGACCGTAAAAGTGGCACGATGGTTCTGCGTTTCCTGGCGCAGGGTGTCCACTATGGTATCTACAGAATCACTGTCACACCAGGGGCAGGTAAAGCCGACGATCTTGCCTTCATAGAAATAGAGCATGGCTGTCTTTTTTTCAGATTCGAAATATATTTCAATAATGTTCGAAGTTTGCTCAGCGGTAATTTTGTTGATCAGTTTATCTATGTCGGTCAAGTCTGTGCTGAGATTTTCAAAAACTACATGTGCTTTGGTAATGTTTGCCCAGAAGAATATCATGTCTTCAGGTATGCTGTAGATATCTATGAAGTAGTCATCCTCAGCGGTAATCTGCATGATTCTCTCAATGGCAGCTGTTCCCCGTATTTCGCTGCCGCTGTCGCGAAAATAGGCGTTTATCAGAGAGTTCATGCCAAAAAAGACAGCAGCTTCACTCTTGCCATTCTTGAAATGAATTCTGCCTGCTTCACCACTGCCCTTGTAGTAGTCGAGCAGCCGGGGCACGTGAATGTAGCTGGTGTGAAGATCTCTGACTATTGGAGTGTCATCTGGAAATACCATTTTATTCTTCCTCCAACGAAACAAGTATTTGATCGACCAGGTCATCCTTTGCCACCCATGAGTCCACAGTGACAGCTACCGGTTCAGAGCCTGGCAACAGGATCAGATCATTGCCGGGTTGATTATCTGCAAATAGACATACCTTGAGTCTGCCGATTCCCAGAGTGCTCCCGAGGTCATCGCCCAATTTGGTAAGGTAAATCCAGGAGGGGTCCTGCTGAATAGTTCTCACGCCCTTGTGCTTGCCTATCTGTTGTATGAGCCAATCCTGTGAATTTTTCGTGTCAGCCGCGCCGGCTTTCTCCTCGAAATCAATATGCTCCAGGCCGACTTCATCAGGCAAATCAGCCAGGGATATTGGGGCAGGATCAGGGCTGTCGGCAACTTTGGCTCTATTCGTGCCAGTCTCCCCTGCCACGTTGGATTCATCCCGGAGTCTCATTGCCTCCAGCAACAGAGCGCTCATGGACGCCTGTACTTGTCTCTCTTCACAAGGGCAGGAGTTTATGATAGCGATATCCACTTTGTCCCAGAGAAGAGAATGCCATTTTTATCTGAGCCAATCTCCGAGACTTTCACCGTACAGGTCTTGTTTTCCATTTCAATCAACTGGGGGAATATGAAGGGGGAAACCCCGTGCAGCACACCGCCGTCTGCTTCTTTGGTGAGAGTTGCCAGTATCTGTTCGCACAAACGGTCAGCATCCAAAGGCTTGCGCAAAAATGCCTTGCAGAAATTGGCTCGCTCGTCCTCGAAAGCGGTGGCTGCAGGCCCATCCTCTGAACTGAGGATGAGGGATATGTGGGGATAATTGATGCTGATGTATTCGGCCAGAGACAGAGAATCGCTGGCCAGGATCTCGTGATCGACAACAGCCAAGGCAACAGAGTTCTGCTTCAAGACTTCCATGGCCTCATAGCCGTCAGAGGCAGTGACGACCGCAAAAGATTCCCTGTGTTTCCCCAGTCCTCTGCTGACGGCCTCGAGAACTTTGCTGTCCCTATCGGCAAATAGGACCTTAGGAGGCAATTTAATATTCTCCAGTGATTCCAGTGCAGGGAAAAGCTGCCCCTGTCATCCACCAGTACTGCTGCTACATACTGCTGCTGCGGACGGTTGCCTTCCGGCGACGCAGTCTTTCCAGAGAGAGTCGCAAGCTATCCTGCATTCGCGATATGGCATCGGCAAGTTGACCAATTTCATCTCTTGACTTGGGAGTAATCTGCACATTCAAATCACCCAGACTCATGTGTTCAGCAGCATCTGTCAGCTCCTTTATCGGTTTTACAATGGAGCGGGCTGCCAACCAGGCGATCAAGGCCACTAGAATGGGAGTGATGGCAAAGACGAGAAAGGCGAGAAAACGCATCCTGCGAATGATGCTGAAGGCTTCATCGGCATCCTGTTGTACTGCCAGAGCCCAGCCATACTTGGTGCCGTTTACGAAGCCGACCGTAGGCACGCCTTTTTCACTGACAAATCGGATAAGGCCGGGCACCTTGTGATGGAACGCCTGTATCAGAGGATGCTGGCTCAGATTTTTCTGCTTGAGGTAGTACTCCTTGCGGAAATGAGCCACAACCTTTCCTTTGTCGTCTACCAGAAAGGCTACTCCAGTTTTGCCATCACGCCAGGTGGCAATTCGGCTGGAGATGGCATCCACCCTCATAGCGTTGGCCATAACACCCACAACAGTGTTACCTCTCTTGATGGGTACAGCCAGCACCAGGGCGGGCTTTTTCGAAGTCTTGCCAATCAAGGTTTGCCAGGCGAGCTTCTTGCCGCGCATGATGTCCTGGTAGTACTGGCGGTCTGAGTAGTCCTTCAAGGGCTTGCCGTCATTTCTCGCTGTATTCATTCCCGTGGTATCAACAGTGAAAACCAGGTACATGTAAGGGTAGGCGTGCTGAATTGCCTTCAGTATCGGTTCCTGTTGCTCTTTATCCATGGAGATGATAGCGGGCATCTGCGCTGCCGCTTGCAGGACGCGCACATTCTTGTCAATCCATTCGTCCACCTGGTCTCCGAGTCCCTTGGCTATCTGAGCCATGAGTCTTTCCTTTTCCGTTTGCAGCTGTGCATCGGTCTGACGGAAAAGAACGGCCCAGAAGGTCACAAAGGGAATGAGGCTCACGAGCAGCATCAGGGTTACTACTTTGAAACTCAAACCCACCCGGCCGCGTTTTTGTTTTGGCACAAAAATGCTCTGTGTACCCAGACCCTGATCAGAAGGTTCCGTCTGG
Proteins encoded:
- a CDS encoding response regulator, which translates into the protein MPPKVLFADRDSKVLEAVSRGLGKHRESFAVVTASDGYEAMEVLKQNSVALAVVDHEILASDSLSLAEYISINYPHISLILSSEDGPAATAFEDERANFCKAFLRKPLDADRLCEQILATLTKEADGGVLHGVSPFIFPQLIEMENKTCTVKVSEIGSDKNGILFSGTKWISLS
- a CDS encoding zinc-ribbon domain-containing protein, with the translated sequence MMQVQCDECGKKYRIDESKIPAGQRARFKCKACGEVIVVVRQQSPQTVPDSAADSAAPSQSSSEQGDFSGSGAKEQFQKSSVASLAGTDDPGSSQTEPSDQGLGTQSIFVPKQKRGRVGLSFKVVTLMLLVSLIPFVTFWAVLFRQTDAQLQTEKERLMAQIAKGLGDQVDEWIDKNVRVLQAAAQMPAIISMDKEQQEPILKAIQHAYPYMYLVFTVDTTGMNTARNDGKPLKDYSDRQYYQDIMRGKKLAWQTLIGKTSKKPALVLAVPIKRGNTVVGVMANAMRVDAISSRIATWRDGKTGVAFLVDDKGKVVAHFRKEYYLKQKNLSQHPLIQAFHHKVPGLIRFVSEKGVPTVGFVNGTKYGWALAVQQDADEAFSIIRRMRFLAFLVFAITPILVALIAWLAARSIVKPIKELTDAAEHMSLGDLNVQITPKSRDEIGQLADAISRMQDSLRLSLERLRRRKATVRSSSM